TGTATAATAAAAAGACATAGAAGCCGTCTTGTCCAGTATATTTCCTATTGCCTCCCGGATGTCTCTTTCAGTGTTCTCCATGTGACAGTTATCCTTGAATATTATACTCGTAAAAAATTGAACGGACTTGGGATTGTTTACAATTCCCATGATATAAAATACTCCCGGTTTTTTTTCTCTTTTGCCCGCGGTGCTTCAATTTCACTCGTAGGCTTTAAGCCGAGCCCCATGCCGAATAATTTTATATCTTCAATTGCCCTCTTTATCTTTTCGACATCCTTTACAATACCACCCTTGCCTACCTCAAACCGTCCAACCTCAAATTGTGGTTTTACAAGGGAGACAACATGACCGTTATTACTCAACAGGGGAATTGTCACCGGCAGGATCATTTTCAACGAAATGAATGAGACATCGATTGTGATAATATCTACCTGCTCACCGATATCTTCAAATGTGAGATACCGGGCGTTGAGATTTTCTTTTACGATAACCCTTTTATCTGTTCTTAAGTGTTCATGAAGCTGGTGCGTTCCCACATCAACGGCGTAAACAATTGATGCGCCGTGCTGTAACAGACAATCTATAAATCCACCTGTTGATGAACCTATATCAATTACTTTTTTACCCTTTACATCTATAGAGAATGCTTCAATTGCCTTCTCAAGCTTTATGCCGCCATAGCTGACATAAGGTATGGGATTTTTTTTAACCTCTATGGGGGCATCGTCACCTATTTTTCTGTCCGGTCTTGTTATACGCTCATTCCCGGCATATACCTCTCCTGCCATGATAAGGATTTTTGCCTTTTCCCGTGACGGGGCAAGTCCTTTCTTTGCGAGGAGCACGTCTATCCTTTCTTTAACCATTGACGTATTACCTTCTTAATACCTTCCGTATCAAGACCAATCTTTCCTCTTAATGTCTTCTGTAGCCCATGGGGTACAAATATGTCCGGTATTCCCAGCATCTTCAAAGGTACGGCTATACCTTCTTCAGAGAGCACCTCCATTATGCCACTACCAAACCCGCCGATTAAAGCATTCTCTTCAACGGTTAATATACATTTTACATGTGTTGCCGTCCCAATCAGCATTTCTCTGTCCATGGGTTTTATAAAGCGTCCGTTTATGACAGTAATGTGGATGCCTTCTTCTTCCAACTCTTGCGCTGCAATCAGAGAGGGGTATACAAGGTTGCCGCAGGCAATGATCGCAACGTCACTGCCCTCTTTTAATTTTTCCCAGGTACCGATAGGGATTTCGTGAAAGTTTTTATGAATTTCTGTGCCGTGTGCCTTACCTCTTGAGTACCGGATAGCTACCGGTTTGCCATACAGGTAAGCAGAATAGAGCATTTGCCGCAGTTCATTGCCATCCTTAGGGCTCATAACTATTATGCCGGGAATGTGTCTGAAATAGGTAATGTCAAATGCCCCATGATGGGTTGGACCATCCTGTCCCACAATACCACTTCTGTCAACGGCAAATATGACAGGAAGCCCCTGGAGACATACATCCATCATGATCTGGTCGTATGCCCGCTGGAGAAACGTAGAGTATATCGCCACGAATGGTTTAAGTCCTCCAAGTGCAAGGGCGGCTGCAAATGTAACGCCGTGCTGCTCAGCGATACCAATATCGTAAAATCTCTCAGGAAAAAGTCTTGAAAATTTGTCGAGGCCCGTACCAAGCCCCATTGCTGCTGTGATGGCTACAATCTTTTCATCCTTTTCTGCAAGTTCTGTGATGGTGTCCCCGAAAATGTCCGTGTAGGTTTGGGAACCTTTATCTATAGGGGCGCCCGAATCTATCTCAAAGGTTGAGACGCCATGGAACCTTGCAGGATCGTCCTCTGCATGGGGGTAGCCTTTACCTTTTTTTGTAACCGTGT
This DNA window, taken from Pseudomonadota bacterium, encodes the following:
- a CDS encoding TlyA family RNA methyltransferase → MVKERIDVLLAKKGLAPSREKAKILIMAGEVYAGNERITRPDRKIGDDAPIEVKKNPIPYVSYGGIKLEKAIEAFSIDVKGKKVIDIGSSTGGFIDCLLQHGASIVYAVDVGTHQLHEHLRTDKRVIVKENLNARYLTFEDIGEQVDIITIDVSFISLKMILPVTIPLLSNNGHVVSLVKPQFEVGRFEVGKGGIVKDVEKIKRAIEDIKLFGMGLGLKPTSEIEAPRAKEKKNREYFISWEL
- the dxs gene encoding 1-deoxy-D-xylulose-5-phosphate synthase codes for the protein MFLEKINSPEDLKKLTISELIRLSAEIRKLIIDTVSQTGGHLSSSLGVVELTVALHYIFNTPEDKIIWDVGHQCYAHKILTGRRELFGTLRQDDGLCGFPSKQESKYDVFNTGHASNSISVAVGLAEARKILNQSYKIITVIGDGSLTGGMSFEALNHAGDLKSDIIVVLNDNEMSISKNIGALSSYLNRIMTGEFINNTREELKKMLKNIPAVGDRVYKAAMHIEEAVKGFVTPGMLFEELGFQYFGPVDGHNLNHLMENLKNIKKLKGPILIHTVTKKGKGYPHAEDDPARFHGVSTFEIDSGAPIDKGSQTYTDIFGDTITELAEKDEKIVAITAAMGLGTGLDKFSRLFPERFYDIGIAEQHGVTFAAALALGGLKPFVAIYSTFLQRAYDQIMMDVCLQGLPVIFAVDRSGIVGQDGPTHHGAFDITYFRHIPGIIVMSPKDGNELRQMLYSAYLYGKPVAIRYSRGKAHGTEIHKNFHEIPIGTWEKLKEGSDVAIIACGNLVYPSLIAAQELEEEGIHITVINGRFIKPMDREMLIGTATHVKCILTVEENALIGGFGSGIMEVLSEEGIAVPLKMLGIPDIFVPHGLQKTLRGKIGLDTEGIKKVIRQWLKKG